A region of Vicugna pacos chromosome 7, VicPac4, whole genome shotgun sequence DNA encodes the following proteins:
- the RBM48 gene encoding RNA-binding protein 48 isoform X1 produces the protein MASPGGELGGLFDHHVQRSVCDSRAKYREGRRPRAVKVYTINLESQYLLIQGVPAVGAMKELVERFALYGAIEQYNALDEYPAEDFTEVYLIKFQHLQSARIAKRKMDEQSFFGGLLHVCYAPEFETVEETRRKLQERSAYVARTTKNKDHYVTKKKLVTENQDAKHFRQDFHSKRSGFCAATLNVSPGNADPRLPYSCELPLCYFSPKCTCSSGKHVGGASNSSQDGRNCDETLEHWNHNDSLQKMQMKTLKNSLPCPGAQNRITPSEAVDRFMPRTTQLQERKRRRQDDCKLGTFLEASTSSNEVMIGPLLPDIPKVDMHDDSLNTTANLIRNKLKEVISSVPKPPEDKQGDMHTTHPLKQRRRI, from the exons ATGGCATCTCCTGGTGGGGAGCTTGGGGGCTTGTTTGACCACCACGTCCAGAGGTCTGTGTGCGACTCGCGGGCCAAGTATCGGGAGGGGAGACGGCCTCGTGCGGTCAAG GTGTATACAATCAATTTGGAATCTCAGTACTTATTAATACAAGGAGTTCCTGCAGTGGGAGCAATGAAGGAATTAGTTGAGCGGTTTGCTCTATATGGTGCAATTGAACAATATAATGCTCTAGATGAATACCCAGCAGAAGACTTTACAGAAGTTTATCTTATTAAATTTCAGCATCTACAAAGTGCAAG GATAGCCAAGAGGAAAATGGATGAACAGAGTTTCTTTGGTGGATTGCTTCACGTGTGCTATGCTCCAGAATTTGAGACAgttgaagaaaccagaagaaaattACAAGAGAGGAGTGCTTATGTAGCCAGAACTACTAAAAATAAAG ATCATTATGTGACAAAGAAGAAACTGGTTACAGAGAATCAAGATGCAAAACATTTTAGACAGGACTTCCATTCAAAGAGATCTGGATTTTGTGCAGCCACTTTGAACGTATCTCCTGGGAACGCAGATCCTCGTCTTCCTTATTCTTGTGAATTGCCTTTGTGTTATTTCTCCCCAAAATGTACATGTTCGTCAGGAAAGCATGTGGGCGGAGCATCAAACTCCTCTCAGGATGGTAGAAACTGTGATGAAACACTGGAGCATTGGAACCACAATGACTCTCTGCAGAAAATGcagatgaaaactttaaaaaattcattaccCTGTCCTGGTGCACAGAATCGTATTACGCCTTCAGAAGCAGTTGACAGATTTATGCCTAGGACAACACAACTGCAGGAGCGGAAAAGAAGAAGACAAGATGATTGTAAACTTGGAACTTTTCTTGAAGCAAGCACTAGTAGTAATGAGGTTATGATTGGGCCTCTGTTACCAGACATACCCAAGGTGGACATGCACGATGACTCGTTGAATACAACAGCGAATTTAATTCGGAATAAACTTAAAGag gtaATTTCATCTGTGCCAAAGCCTCCAGAGGACAAGCAGGGAGATATGCATACAACTCATCcattaaaacaaagaagaagaatataa
- the RBM48 gene encoding RNA-binding protein 48 isoform X2, with amino-acid sequence MASPGGELGGLFDHHVQRSVCDSRAKYREGRRPRAVKVYTINLESQYLLIQGVPAVGAMKELVERFALYGAIEQYNALDEYPAEDFTEVYLIKFQHLQSARIAKRKMDEQSFFGGLLHVCYAPEFETVEETRRKLQERSAYVARTTKNKDHYVTKKKLVTENQDAKHFRQDFHSKRSGFCAATLNVSPGNADPRLPYSCELPLCYFSPKCTCSSGKHVGGASNSSQDGRNCDETLEHWNHNDSLQKMQMKTLKNSLPCPGAQNRITPSEAVDRFMPRTTQLQERKRRRQDDCKLGTFLEASTSSNEVMIGPLLPDIPKVDMHDDSLNTTANLIRNKLKEVFHLCQSLQRTSREICIQLIH; translated from the exons ATGGCATCTCCTGGTGGGGAGCTTGGGGGCTTGTTTGACCACCACGTCCAGAGGTCTGTGTGCGACTCGCGGGCCAAGTATCGGGAGGGGAGACGGCCTCGTGCGGTCAAG GTGTATACAATCAATTTGGAATCTCAGTACTTATTAATACAAGGAGTTCCTGCAGTGGGAGCAATGAAGGAATTAGTTGAGCGGTTTGCTCTATATGGTGCAATTGAACAATATAATGCTCTAGATGAATACCCAGCAGAAGACTTTACAGAAGTTTATCTTATTAAATTTCAGCATCTACAAAGTGCAAG GATAGCCAAGAGGAAAATGGATGAACAGAGTTTCTTTGGTGGATTGCTTCACGTGTGCTATGCTCCAGAATTTGAGACAgttgaagaaaccagaagaaaattACAAGAGAGGAGTGCTTATGTAGCCAGAACTACTAAAAATAAAG ATCATTATGTGACAAAGAAGAAACTGGTTACAGAGAATCAAGATGCAAAACATTTTAGACAGGACTTCCATTCAAAGAGATCTGGATTTTGTGCAGCCACTTTGAACGTATCTCCTGGGAACGCAGATCCTCGTCTTCCTTATTCTTGTGAATTGCCTTTGTGTTATTTCTCCCCAAAATGTACATGTTCGTCAGGAAAGCATGTGGGCGGAGCATCAAACTCCTCTCAGGATGGTAGAAACTGTGATGAAACACTGGAGCATTGGAACCACAATGACTCTCTGCAGAAAATGcagatgaaaactttaaaaaattcattaccCTGTCCTGGTGCACAGAATCGTATTACGCCTTCAGAAGCAGTTGACAGATTTATGCCTAGGACAACACAACTGCAGGAGCGGAAAAGAAGAAGACAAGATGATTGTAAACTTGGAACTTTTCTTGAAGCAAGCACTAGTAGTAATGAGGTTATGATTGGGCCTCTGTTACCAGACATACCCAAGGTGGACATGCACGATGACTCGTTGAATACAACAGCGAATTTAATTCGGAATAAACTTAAAGaggt ATTTCATCTGTGCCAAAGCCTCCAGAGGACAAGCAGGGAGATATGCATACAACTCATCcattaa